In Bosea sp. PAMC 26642, the DNA window GCAATGCGCGGCGGTCAGCACGAGTTCGGGCCCGATCGCCGCGCCCGAGCACAATTCGCCGCGGCTGGTTTCCACCCGCAGGGTGGAGGCGCGCGCACCGGAGACGTCGCGCGAGGCCGTGCCGCCGACGACGGCGAAGGCCGGCGAGGCCAGGGCCGCCATGGCGGCGAAGGCGAGGGGAAGGACGCGCAATGTCATGGCCGGAACCTGTTTGAAGACAAGGCCAGTCTATGGCTTGCGGCGCGCCAGTCCAGCCCCCCGATCAGCGGCGTGTCGTCCAGAGCGCGCTTTCGCCCCATTGCGACAAGGTTCTGTCGATCCAGGTGCGCTGGGGCGCGACCACGACGCCCTGGCTGAGCAGCCCGCATTGCTTGCCGGCAGGGCCGGTAGACCAGCTCGTAACGGCGACGATCCCGCCGTCGTCGCCAAGCATCGGGCCGCCTGAATCGCCCTGGCAGGCGCCGGCTCCCGGCTTTTTCCCGCCGGTCGCGGCGTCTGAAGCCCAGAGCAGGATCCGGCCCGGGCCATAGGGCTCGACCGCGACCAGTTCGGCGGAGCGATAGGCGCCGGTGGTGCGGGCCTCGCCCTCGCGCAAAACGCCATAACCCGCGAGCATGACGGTGGCGCCGGCGCGCGGCAGCGGACCGTCGATCAGCGTGGCCGGCACGAAGCGGGCCGGCAGCGGCTCGGCCATACGCAGCAAGGCCAGGTCGATCGAGCGTCGCCGCGTCGTGATCGCCTTGGCGTCGAATTCGGGATGGAGCGCGATGCCGGCCGGGGCGATCAGCACCGGCGCGTTTGCCCCGTCCTTCCAGTGGACCCGGAGATCGACACCGCCATCGGCGCAATGCGCCGCCGTCAGGATCGCTCGGGACGACAATACGATCGCCGAACAGACGCCGCCGCGGGCGTTCAGCACCATCAGAGTCGCGGTCGCTGCCGGCCCGCCCTCGCGGCCGCCGACCACGGCCGCGGCGGGGGCTGCAACAAGCAGCAGGCCGAGCGCCGACAGCGCGGCTGCGATCCCGTGACCGATCTTCATCGCGTTCTCCCTCTCGTCACGAGGGCTGATAGCGCGCCGAGCCGATCAATTGAACCCGCATTCGGAGCGACCATGACGCCCCTTGCCCTTACGCCGCCGGCGATCGAGCCGGTTCCACTTGCCGAGGCCAAGGCCTTCCTGCGCCTCGACCAGTCCGATGAAGACGAGCTTCTCGCCACGCTGATCACGGCCGCGCGCCTGATGATCGAGGCGGCGTCCGGCCGGATGCTGATCTCTCAGGGCTGGCGGATCGTGATCGACCGCTGGCCGGAGGGCGGAGAACTGCGGCTGCCGCTTTCGCCGGTCGCTGCGATCGTCGCCGCGCGGGTCTATGACGGCCTCGGGCAGCCCCAGGCCGTATCGCCTGGTTCGCTGCAACTCGATGCGCTGGCCGACCCGCCTGTCGTCCGGGCGGTAGGCGCCGTGCCGGCTCCCGGCCGCAGCCGGGGTGCGATCGAGATCGATGTCACGGCCGGCTACGGGCCGGCCGTATCCGATGTGCCGGCGCTGCTGCGGCAGGCTGTACTAAGGCTGGCGGCGCGCTGGTTCGAACTGCGCGGCGATGTCGCGGGCCGCGACGCGGCTGCGCTCCCGCCCGAGATCATGGCGCTGGTCGCACCGTTCCGCCGGGCGAGGCTCTGAGCGATGAGTGCGCCATCCCACACGGTCGGAATTCTGAAGCGACGTCTCGCTCTCGAGGCCCCGGTCGAGACGCCCGACGGCCTTGGCGGCAGGACACAAGGATTCGCCACCATTGCGGCGCTCTGGGGCCAGGTCGAATGGCTCTCCGGCGACGAGCGCTGGCGCATGGGTCGGCCTGAACAGCTGGCCACCCACCGCATCACTTTGCGCTGGCGCGCCGGCATCGATGCCAGCCAACGCTTCCGCGATCAGGAGCGGATCTTCGAGATCCGCGCCGTCGTCGATCCCGATGGCGGCAGGCGCCGGCTTGTCTGTCTCGTCGAGGAGATCAAGCCATGAGCGACGCGATCCTCGCCCTCCGCGCGGCGATCCAGACCCGGCTGACCGCAGACACGGATCTCACGGCGCTGATCGGCGCCGGGTGCGTCCACGACGAGGCGCCGCGCGCCGCGAGCGGCGTCTATGTCGTCCATGGCGAGGTCGACGCGCAGGACTGGTCCACCGGCAGCGACAAGGGCTGCGAGCAGGGTCTGTCGCTCGTCGTCTGGGCCGACCGGAGCAGTTCGTCGCGCCTCGCGCTGGAAGCGGCCGCGCTCGTCGTCCTGGCGCTGGACGAGGCGCCGCTCGCGCTGTCCGGGCACCGCCTGATCAACCTGCGCTGGCAGTCGTCGCGGCTGGCGCGCACGAGCCGAACGGGTCTGGCATCGGTCACGATCCGCCTGCGCGCCGTCACCGAAACTCTCTGCTCCCATCTGACAAGGAGGTGCCGATGTCGGCCCAAAGAGGCAAGGACCTGCTGCTCAAGGCGGCCGATGCCGGCGGTGCGTTCGTCACGGTCGCGGGCCTGCGGGCCCGCCAGATCGCCTTCAATGCCGAGGCGGTCGACGTGACCCACGCCGAATCGGCCGGGCGCTGGCGCGAACTGCTTGCCGGCGCAGGCGTCAGGCGCGCCAGCATCAGCGGCGCCGGCATCTTCAAGGACGAGGCTTCGGACGCGCTCGTGCGCCAGATATTCTTCGACGGCGTGATCCGCAACTGGCAGGTCGTCGTGCCGGAATTCGGCACGATCGCGGGGCCGTTCCAGCTCTCGAGCCTCGAATACCGCGGCGACCACGACGGCGAGGTCACCTTCGACCTGTCGCTGGAATCCGCCGGCCTGCTGACCTTCACCGCGCTTTGAGGAGCTTTTCCATGGTCAATCGCTACCGGGGCGAGACCGCCCTCATGGTCGAGGGCGAGGCCCTGCCGATGCGCCTGACGCTTGGCGCACTCGCCGAACTGGAAGATGCGTTCTCGGTCGACAGCCTGCCGGCGCTCGGCGAGCGATTCGTCGCTGGTCGGCTCTCGGCCCGCGACGTCACGCGCATCCTGGCCGCCGGCCTGCGCGGCGCGGGCAGCAGCATCAGCGACGATCAGGTCGCGGGCCTTTCCTTCGAGAACGGGCTGAACGGCGCGATCACGGCGGCGATCCGCCTGCTCGACGCCACCTTCGGCGATCCCGCTGCGGAGGCCGGCGACGCAAGCCGCCCTTCGCTGCCGCCGGCGGGGTGAGCCCTTCGGCGGCGGTACCGTTTCCTTGGGATGAAGTCATGAGCTTCGGCCTCGGACGGCTGGGCTGGAGCCCCGACCAGTTCTGGAACGCGACGCCACGCGAGATCGGCGCCGCGCTTATGGCCCATCGTCCCGCGCGTCGCGCCGCGACGGAGCGTGGGGTTCTGCAGCAACTGATGGCGGCGCACCCCGATGGGTGAGGCCGCTCGTTTGCGATCAAAGGAGGGGCCTGCCATGGCCGAGGACGATATCGCGGGTTCGTCCCGTCTCGCCGATCTGCGCGCGATGAACATCTTGACTCGAAATCTCAGCAAATCGGCCGATGCCTTTGGCAAATCGATCACCTCAGCCTTCGCCAAGGGCATCATCGAGGGCAAGCGCTTCGAGGACGTGCTGCGCAGCGTCGGCAAGTCGATGACCGAGAGCCTGCTCAAATCCGCGCTGAAGCCGATCCAGAGCAGTCTCTCCGGCCTGCTGAGTTCGGGCGTGAAGAGCCTGACCGGGCTGTTCACCGGAGCGCTGGGAGGCCTCGGTGGAGGTGGGGGCGCGGCGCGCCCGGTCCCCTTCGCCGATGGCGGGGTCGTCGCCTCACCATCCTATTTCCCGCTCGGTCGTGGTCTCGGTCTGATGGGCGAGAGGGGCGCCGAGGCGATCATGCCGCTGTCGCGCGGACCCGATGGCAGGCTTGGCGTCCGGGCGGGAGGTGCGGCGGTGCGCCCGCTCAGCGTCACGGTCCAGGTCCAGACGCCAGACGCCGACAGCTTCCGTCGCTCGGAGGCGCAGGTCTCGGCCGCGATCGCGCGGGCCGTGGCGCGTGGCAGCCGCGCACTGTGAGAACCCTTTCGCGGACATGCCATGACACGGGAGGCCGGCGGCGATGAGCGATTTCCATGAGGTTCGGTTTCCGCTCGACATCGCGCGCGGTGCGCGGGGCGGGCCGGAGCGGCTGACGCAGATCGTCGCGCTGGCCTCGGGTCGCGAGGTCCGCAACAGCCGCTGGGCCCATTCGCGGCGGCGCTACGATGCCGGGCTCGGCGTGCGCACGCTCGATGCGCTGATGGCGATCATCGACTTCTTCGAGGAGCGGCGCGGTCGGCTCTACGGCTTCCGCTGGCGCGACCAGCTCGACTGCAAGAGCTGTCCGCCCTCGCAGACGCCGTCGGCGACCGACCAGACGCTCGGCATCGGCGACGGCGTGACGCGAATCTTCCAGCTCGCGAAGGACTATGGCTTGGCAGAGGCGCCCTACCGGCGCGTCATCGCCAAGCCGGTTGACGGCAGCGTGCTCGTCGCCGTCGCGGGCATCACGGCGTTGCCGGATGTCGCGAGCTGCGACCCGGCGACCGGTCGCGTCACCTTCGCGCCGGGACACGCTCCGGCGTCCGGCGCCGCCGTGACGGCGGGCTTTTCCTTCGACGTTCCTGTGCGCTTCGACACCGACATGATCGAGGTCGATCTCTCGGCCTTCGAGGCTGGCGAGATCCCCAAGATCCCGGTCGTCGAGATCATCATCTGAGGAGGCCGCGATGCGCGCCATTCCGACCGCTCTGGCCGCCCATCTCGAAGGGACCGCCACGACCTTGTGCCATTGCTGGAGCCTGACCCGACGCGACGGGCTCGTGCTCGGCTTCACCGATCACGACCGCGACCTGAGTTTCGACGGCATCGTCTTCGCCGCCAGCACCGGACTTGAGGCGGCCGAAACCGCGGCCGAACTCGGCTTCGCCATCGGCGGCGGCGAGGTCTCGGGCGCCTTTGCCGCAAGCGGGCTCAACGAGGCCGATCTGTCGCGCGGGCTCTACGACGATGCGCGCGTTTCGGTCTGGCTGGTCAACTGGGCCTCTCCAGACCAGCGCCTGCTGCTGGAAGCCGGCTTCGTCGGCGAGGTCCGGCGCGGCGATACCGGCTTCACCGCCGAGGTGAGAGGGCTCGCAAAGGCATTCGACGAGGAGCGCGGCCGGCTCTACACCCGCTCCTGCGCCGCCGATCTCGGCGATGCGCGCTGCGGCGTCGCATTGTCTCCGGTCGAGGCTGTCGTCGCAACGAGCGACGGCCGGCTCGGGCTGACCGCGCCGGGGCTGGGCGCCTATGCCGACGGGTATTTCACCGGCGGGAGGCTGGTCTTCACCAGCGGCGCCAATCTCGGCTTCGTCACGGAGGTGAAGCGCCATTCCGGCGCCGATGGGCTCGTCGCGATCGAACTCTGGCAGGCGTCGCCCGCCGCGATCGCCGTCGGCGACGCCTTCATGCTGACGCCCGGCTGCGACAAGACCTTCGAGACCTGCCGATCGAAATTTTCAAACGGAATCAATTTTCGCGGCTTTCCGCATATCCCCGGCAACGACTTCATCATCGGCGGCGTGAAACCGGGAGACGGGCAACTCGACGGCGGGAGTCTGTTTCGATGAGCGCCGGGCTCGTCACGCAAGCGCGCATCGTCGAGGCGGCCCAGGCCTGGCTCGGCACGCCCTATCACCACCAGGCCTCGCTGCGCGGCGTCGGCTGCGACTGCCTCGGGCTGATCCGCGGCATCTGGCGCGATCTTTATGGCAGCGAGCCGGAATTGCCGCCGCCCTATTCGCAGAGCTGGGCAGAAAGTCTCGGAGGGGACAGGCTTGCCGCCGCAGCCTTGCGGCATCTGCGGCCCCTATCCGACGCCGGCGAGGCCCTGCCCGGCGACGTTTTGCTGTTTCGCTGGCGCGCGCATCTGCCGGCCAAGCACTGCGCCATCCTGAGCGCGCCCGACCGCATCATCCACGCTCATGACGGCGCGCAGGTGAGCGAGGTCGCCTTCACGGATTGGTGGCGGCGCCATCGCAGCCACGCCTTTTCCTTTCCGGAGCTCGCAGACTGATGGCCACGCTTCTTCTCCAGGTCGCCGGCGCCACGATCGGGACGGCGCTGGGCGGGCCGATCGGCGGCGCGATCGGGCAGGCGCTCGGCGGCATCGCCGGCAGCCGGATCGACCAGGCCCTTCTCGGCGGCGAGGGCGGCAGCCGCGCCGTCGAGGGGCCGCGCCTGAAGGAGATCGGCGGGCTTGCCTCGACCGAGGGCGCAGCCGTCCCGCGCCTCTACGGCCGGGCGCGGCTCGGCGGCCAGTTGATCTGGGCGACGCGCTTCGAGGAGGAGATCAAGGTCACCGTCTCGCGCACGAAATCCGGCGGCAAGGGCGGGCGCTCGCAGAAGACGACCGAGACCACCTACAGCTACTACGCCAATCTCGCGATCGGGCTGTGCGAGGGGCCGATCGCCTTCGTGCGCCGGATCTGGGCCGATGGCCGCGAGATCGATGTCGCGACGATCGCCATGCGTGTTCATCACGGCCATGAGAGCCAGGAGCACGACCCATTGATCGCGGCCAAGGAAGCGGGCGCGGCGCCGGCCTATCGCGGCCTCGCCTATGTCGTGTTCGAGCGCTTTTCGCTCGGCGACTATGGCAATCGCGTACCGCAATTCTCCTTCGAGGTGGTGCGGGCCGTCGAGGGGCTCGGCGGCATGATCCGGGCCGGGACCCTGATCCCGGGCGCCGGCGAGTTCATCTACGAGACGCGCGCCGTCAGCCACGAGCCGGAACCCGGCGTCACCGCCAGCCAGACCCGCCACCAGCTCTATGGCGGTGCCGATGTCGATACCGCGCTCGGACATCTGATGGAGCTCTGCCCGGCGCTGCGTCGCATCTCGCTCGTCGTCTCCTGGTTCGGCGACGATCTGCGCGCCGGGCATTGCACGCTCGCGCCGCGCGTCGAGATCCCGCACAAGCCGACCATCGGCGCGGAATGGTCCGCCGCCGGACTGTCGCGCGCCACGGCCCTTATCGTCAGCCAGGTCGACGGCCGTCCGGCCTTCGGCGGCACGCCCTCCGACGAGAGCGTGATCGCGCTGATCCGGCGCCTGCGCGATGCCTATGGGCTGGAGGTCGTGCTCTATCCCTTCGTTATGATGGACATCCCGACTGGCAACGGCCTCATCGACCCCCAGACCGGGCTCGCCGGACAGCCGGCCTATCCCTGGCGCGGCCGCATCACCTGCAACCCCGCGCCTGATGCCGAGGGCAGCGCGGCGGCCGATGCGCAGATCGCCGCCTTCATCGGCACAGTTGCGCCAGCGGACATGGCGCTTGCAGGCGAACAGATCCTCTGCGCCAAGCCGGACGAATGGAGCTATCGCCGCCTCGTCATGCACGCCGCGATGCTGGCTCAGGCGGCAGGCGGCGTCCACGGCTTCGTCCTGGGCTCGGAGCTGATCGGCCTGACGCATGTGAGAGGCGAGGCCGGCTATCCCATGGTCGACGGGCTGGTCGATCTGGCTCAGGACGTGCGGACGCTGCTGCCCGACACTAAGCTGACCTATGCCGCCGACTGGACGGAGTATGGCGCCGATGTCCGCGATGACGGCGACGACATCCGCTTTCCGCTCGATCCGCTCTGGGCCTCGCCCGCCATCGACGCGATCGGCATCGACTGGTATCCGCCGCTTTCGGACTGGCGCGACGGCGGCGGCCATGCCGATGCCGCGATCGCCGGCGGACCGGCCGATCTCGCCTATCTGCGGTCGCGCCTGAATTCGGGCGAGGCCTATGACTGGTATTATGACGATGCTGACGGACGCCTCGCGCAGGACCGGCTGCCGATCGAGGATGGGGCCTACGACAAGCCCTGGATCTTCCGCCCCAAGGACCTCGTGAACTGGTGGAGCCAGCCGCATGTCGAGCGCGCGGGGGGCGTCGAGACCACAGCCACCTCATTCGTGCCCGGCGCCAAGCCGATCTGGCTGACCGAGATCGGGCTGCCGGCGATCGACAAGGGCGGCAATGCCCCAAACGCCTTCGTCGATCCGAAATCGGCCGAGGACGCCTGGCCGCATTTCTCCAGTGGCGCGCGCGACGATCTGGTGCAGGCGCGCGGGCTGGAGGCTATCATCTCCGGTTTCGATCCGGCGCGCGCGGGCTTCGACCCGGCCCGCAACCCGGTTCATCCCGTCACCGGCATCCGCATGGTCGATCCCGCCGGCATCTTCGTCTGGACCTGGGATGCCAGGCCGTTCCCGGCCTTCCCCGATCTCAACGCGATCTGGGCCGACGGCGCCAATTACGACACCGGGCACTGGATCAACGGACGCATCGAGGGCACGCCTGTCGACCGCCTGCTGCGCGCCATCCTCGCCGATTTCGGCCTGCCGGCGCCCGACGAGGTAACGCTGGACGGCTTCGTCGATGGCTATGTGATCGAGCGCCCGATGTCGGCGCGCCAGGCGCTCGACTCGCTGGCGCAGGCCTTCGGTTTCGATGCGACGATGAGCGCTGGCCGGCTCGTCTTTCGCGGCCGGGGCGGCAAGGTTGTGCGCGCGCTCGGCCTCGACGATCTGCTGCTCGATCGCGAGGGGCGCCCCTACGAACTGCGCCGCGCCCAGGAAAGCGAATTGCCGCGCGAGCTGCGGCTCTCCTTCAGCGATGGCGACGGCGACTATCGCGCGGCGGCCGCGCGCTCGCGCCGGCTCGCGGGCGCCGCCCGTCGAGAGATCGGTGTCGAGACCGCGATCGTGACGCGCCCGGCCGAGGGTCAAAGGCTGGCCGACCAGCGCCTGCAGGAGGTCTGGGCCGGCCGCGAGACGCTGGAACTCGACCTGTCGCCACGCTGCATCGACCTCGAACCCGGCGATGTCGTCTCGCTCGCGATCGACGGCAGCGATCGGCTGTTCCGCCTGACCCGGATCAGCGACGGGCCGAGCCGCAAGGCGAGCGCGCGGGCCGTCGAGCCGGCGATCTACCGGACGGCAGGGGCACGTGGGCCGGCCCGCATCCCGCGCGCCGCTCCGGCATTGCCCGGCCGCCCGATGGTCGTGCCGCTGTCCCTGCCGATCGTGCGAACCCAGCCGCCGCCCTTGCTGTCGTTGGCAGCCTTCGCGTCGCCCTGGCCGGGCGCGCTCGCTGTCTGGCAGGCAGACGACGCCGGCGTGTTCTCGCCGCTCAGCTTGATTGAGGCGCCTTCCATCGTCGGCGAGACGCTGACCGCGCTGCCGCCGGGGCCGCTCTGGCGCAGCGATCGCCACGCGACGCTCGACGTCAGGCTGCGCGGCGGCGTGCTCTCCTCCGTGCCGCCGGAAGCGGAGCTCGGTGGGGCCAATGCGCTTGCCTTGTTGGATGCCGACGGCACGGTCGAGATCGTCACGGCCTCGCGCGTCGAACTCATCGGCGAGCGCATCTTCCGGCTGTCGGGCTTCGTCCGCGGCATAGGCGGCTCCGAGGCGGCGGCATCGCGCACGCTGCCGGCCGGGTCGCGGGTGGTCGTCCTCGACGGTGCCGCCGTTCCGCTGACCAGCGACGTTTCCGATCTGGGCATGGTCCGGCGTTACCGGATCGGGCCCGTGCAGAGCGATATCGGCGATCCGACGATGGCCGAGGTCGAGGCAAGCGTGACCGGGGCGGCACTCGTCCCCTTCGCTCCCGTCCGGCCGCAGGCGCGGCGCACGGTCGCCGGGATCGAACTGCGCTGGATCAGGCGCACGCGAATCGACGGCGATTCCTGGGACATCGCCGATGTGCCGCTCGGCGAGGACAGCGAGCGCTATGTGGTCGGCGTGCTGAACGGGACGGAGCCGTTGCGGCAGGCGGAGACGGCTGCGCCATCCTGGCTCTACCCCGCTGCGCTCGAACTCGCAGATTTCGGTGCGCCGCAGGCCGATATCGACCTCGTCATCGCACAAATCAGTGTGGTCGCGGGGAGGGGGCACGAATGGCGTGGACGGATCGCGGTGCGCTGACATACTCTGCGCAGGCCACAACCTGCGATAGCGCCGACGCCTCGGCGGGTTGCCTATTCATGGCGCGTTCAGTTGTTCGGGACTAGCGCATGTCGATGATGCCCTTCGAACCGATCCTCGCCGTCGCCTTGCTGGCCGCGCCCTTGCCGATCGTCAGGATCGACGATCCGGCGCCGATTTCCTGTCTGTCGGCCGACGAGACGCGCGAGGCGGTGTCGGATGGCCGCGTCATGCAGCCGGCCCAGGCCTCGCTGCACGCCAGGAACGCGGCGCCCGGCGAGGTATTGCGGATACGCCTCTGTCGCCAGGGCGACGAATTCGTTTATGTGGTCACAACGCTGAAGCGCGACGGCCGCGTTGCGCGGGTCACGCTTGAAGGCCAGTCCGGCAAGGTCGCGACGATACGCTGACGGGATCGTCCCCGCCGGGATGTCGCCGAAGATCTCATCCACAGGAGCAAGCCGACCGTGAGACTGCTCGTCGTCGAGGACGACAAGGACCTGAACCGCCAGATCGTCACCGCGCTGGAGAATGCCGGCTATGCCGTCGACAAGGCGTTCGACGGCGAGGAAGGGCTGTATCTCGGCGAGACCGAGCCCTACGACGCCGTCATCCTCGATCTCGGCCTGCCCAAGGTTGACGGCGTCGCCGTTCTGCAGGGCTGGCGTCGGGTCGGGAAATCGATGCCCGTGCTGATCCTGACGGCGCGCGACCGCTGGAGCGACAAGGTCTCGGGGTTCGACGCGGGCGCCGACGACTATGTCGTCAAACCGTTCCATATCGAGGAACTGCTGGCGCGCGTGCGGGCCTTGCTGCGCCGCGCGGCGGGACATGCCACCTCGGAACTGATCTGCGGCCCGGTCCGCCTCGATACGCGTGCGAGCCGCGTCGTCGTCGACGGCAATCCGGTCAAGCTCACCTCGCACGAATACCGCCTGCTCGCCTATCTGATGCACCATCAGGGCAGGGTGGTCTCACGCACCGAACTGGTCGAGCATCTCTACGACCAGGATTTCGACCGCGATTCCAACACGATCGAGGTCTTCGTCGGCCGCCTGCGCAAGAAGCTAGGCGTCGACATCATCGAGACCATCCGTGGTCTGGGTTACATCGCCGCGGCCCCCGAGAAGGTCTGATCCGGTCCGATGCCGTTCCGGTCGCATCGCTATTCGCTCGGCGCGCGGCTGTTCATCTCGGCAGCGATCTGCTGCGCGCTGGTGCTGATCCTCGCCGGCTTCGGCCTGACGACATTCTACCGCCGCTCGGCCGAGCGCGGTTTCGACGAGCGCCTCAGCGTCTACATCAAGGAACTCGTCGCCGATCTCGCCGCCCCGCCCGAGACCGAGCGCCAGGCGATCGGCGACCTCGGCGAGCCACGTTTCGACCTGCCGCTGTCGGGCTGGTACTGGCAGATCATGCGTCTGGACGGCGAGCGGCCGAGCGTGCGCGCGTCGCGCTCGCTGGTCGGCGGGCAGCTGCCGAAGCTGCTCGACCAGGAGATTGCGCCGAACGCGCGCGGCCTGCGGGAAAGCTACATCTCCGGCCCCGACGACCGCTCTCTACGGATTCTCGAACGCGAGATCGACGTCGGTGAGGACGGCCGGTTCACCGTCGCGGTCGCGGCTCCGACCGACGAGATCGATGGGGACATCCGCGATTTCCGCTTCGCCCTGACCATGACGTTTTTGCTTCTGGGGCTGGCGCTCGTCGCCTCCACCATCATCCAGGTCCGCTTCGGTCTGCGACCGCTCGTGCGGCTCGGCGCCGCCGTAGGCATGGTGCGCACTGGCGAGACGCCGCGCATCGTCGGGAAGTACCCGCCCGATCTCGCTCCGCTGGCCGGCGAACTCAACCAGCTCATCGACGCCAACCGCGAGATCCTGGAGCGCGCCCGCACGCAGGTCGGCAATCTCGCCCACGCGCTCAAGACGCCGCTCAGCGTGATGCTGAACGAGGCCGAGGCCGGCACGGGGGATGGCCAACTGCCGCAAACGGTGAAGGCCCAAGCCGCAGTGATGCGCGATCAGGTCCAGTATTATCTTGATCGGGCCCGCGCCGCGGCCTTGTCGGGCGCGCTCGGCGGCGTCACCGAGGTCGTGCCCTCGCTCGACGCACTGATCCGGACCTTCACCAAGATATCACAGGAGCGCGGCATCGTCGGCACGCATCTCGTGCCGCAGGGCGTGAAGTTTCGCGGCGAGCAGCAGGATTTCGAGGAGATGCTCGGCAACCTGCTCGACAACGCCTTCAAATGGGCGCGTTCGCGGGTCGAGGTCGGGTTTGTGCCCGCAGCCGAGACGAGCGAAGGGCGTTTCGTTCTCCTGATCGACGATGACGGGCCGGGATTGCCCGACGACGCCATGGCTGTCGTCCTCAAGCGCGGCCGCAGGCTGGACGAGACCACGCCGGGCTCCGGCCTCGGACTTTCCATCGTGCAGGATCTCGCCAGGCTCTATGGCGGCGAGGTCATGCTGCAGCCGTCGCCGCTGGGGGGGCTCAGGGCGCGCCTCGTGCTGCCCTCGGTGTGAGCAAAGCCGGCGCGTGACCCTTTGTCGCCATCTTCGGACATGAAGCGAGCCTCGTGATTGGCTAAGAACGCAGAATGCTGATCTGGATCATCTTCGCGGCCATGACCGGAGCGGCGGTTTTCGCGCTGCTCTGGCCTTTGGGGCGCAGGCATCCCGGCGCCTTCGCCGATACGGCCGATGCGACCAGCCTGTACCGCGCCCAATTGGGCGAGATCGATCGCGACCTCGACCGCAAGTTGATCGGACCCGCCGATGCCGACGCGGCCAGGGCCGAGGCTGCACGCCGCCTGTTGCGGGCGGCCGGCACCGAGGATGGCCCGACCGGGGAGACGGAATCTTCGCTGCGCCGCCGGCGGGCCAGCTCGGCGCTGGCCCTGTCCTGCGTGCCGTTGCTGGCGCTGCTGACCTATGGCGCCTTCGGATCGCCCGACGCGCCCGACCAGCCGCTCGCGGCGCGCCTGCAGAGCGACCCCTCCCGGCAGGATTTCGAGGTCGCGCTCGCCCGCATCGAGACCCATCTCGCCGCCAATCCCGACGATGCGCGCGGCTGGTCGGTTCTCGCACCGATCTATCTCCGGCAGGGTCGCTATGAAGAGGCGGTCCGGGCCTTTTCGGCGATCCTGCGCCAGAATGGACAGGATTCCGATGCGCTGGCCGGGCTCGGCGAGGCGCAGACGCTGGTCGCAGGAGGCGTCGTGACCGTTATTGCGCGCGAAAACTTCGCCGAGGCAGTCAGGCGGGATGCCGGTAATGCGCGCGCGCGCTACTTCCTCGCCGTCGCCAAGGAGCAGGACGGCGATGCCCCCGGCGCGATCGCGGCGCTGCGCGACCTGCTCAAGGATGCGCCGGCAGATGCCGGCTGGGCGGAGGCTGTCCGCCAGCGTCTGCAGGCGCTCGAGGCTGACGATGCCGGACGGGCGATCGCCGGCTTGCCCGCCCCCGACCAGCAGGCGGCGATCCGCGGCATGGTCGCAGGACTCGCGGAACGCCTGAAACAGAGTGGTGGAGATCTGGAGGACTGGATGCGGCTGATCCGTTCGCAGACGGTGCTGGGCGAGGCGCAGGCCGCACGCGAGGCCGTTTCGACCGCACGCCGGCGCCTCGCACCGGACGTGAATGCAATCGCCCGGATCGATACGCTGGCCGCCGAACTCGGCCTCGGGGCGACCGCGCCATGAGCGTCGCGGGTCAGCCCCATCCTGTGATCGCCCGCCGACGCCTGACCCGCAAACAGCGCCGACTTGCGCTGATCGGCGCGGCGGGGCTCGTGTTGTGCGTGGCCGCGGGTCTCGTGCTCGTGGCGATGCGCGACAGCATCGT includes these proteins:
- a CDS encoding phage major tail protein, TP901-1 family, which produces MLKAADAGGAFVTVAGLRARQIAFNAEAVDVTHAESAGRWRELLAGAGVRRASISGAGIFKDEASDALVRQIFFDGVIRNWQVVVPEFGTIAGPFQLSSLEYRGDHDGEVTFDLSLESAGLLTFTAL
- a CDS encoding phage tail assembly chaperone, which translates into the protein MSFGLGRLGWSPDQFWNATPREIGAALMAHRPARRAATERGVLQQLMAAHPDG
- a CDS encoding DUF3168 domain-containing protein produces the protein MSDAILALRAAIQTRLTADTDLTALIGAGCVHDEAPRAASGVYVVHGEVDAQDWSTGSDKGCEQGLSLVVWADRSSSSRLALEAAALVVLALDEAPLALSGHRLINLRWQSSRLARTSRTGLASVTIRLRAVTETLCSHLTRRCRCRPKEARTCCSRRPMPAVRSSRSRACGPARSPSMPRRST
- a CDS encoding DUF2460 domain-containing protein, which encodes MSDFHEVRFPLDIARGARGGPERLTQIVALASGREVRNSRWAHSRRRYDAGLGVRTLDALMAIIDFFEERRGRLYGFRWRDQLDCKSCPPSQTPSATDQTLGIGDGVTRIFQLAKDYGLAEAPYRRVIAKPVDGSVLVAVAGITALPDVASCDPATGRVTFAPGHAPASGAAVTAGFSFDVPVRFDTDMIEVDLSAFEAGEIPKIPVVEIII
- a CDS encoding head-tail connector protein, producing the protein MTPLALTPPAIEPVPLAEAKAFLRLDQSDEDELLATLITAARLMIEAASGRMLISQGWRIVIDRWPEGGELRLPLSPVAAIVAARVYDGLGQPQAVSPGSLQLDALADPPVVRAVGAVPAPGRSRGAIEIDVTAGYGPAVSDVPALLRQAVLRLAARWFELRGDVAGRDAAALPPEIMALVAPFRRARL
- a CDS encoding phage head closure protein, whose translation is MSAPSHTVGILKRRLALEAPVETPDGLGGRTQGFATIAALWGQVEWLSGDERWRMGRPEQLATHRITLRWRAGIDASQRFRDQERIFEIRAVVDPDGGRRRLVCLVEEIKP
- a CDS encoding gene transfer agent family protein, which produces MVNRYRGETALMVEGEALPMRLTLGALAELEDAFSVDSLPALGERFVAGRLSARDVTRILAAGLRGAGSSISDDQVAGLSFENGLNGAITAAIRLLDATFGDPAAEAGDASRPSLPPAG
- a CDS encoding S1 family peptidase, with translation MKIGHGIAAALSALGLLLVAAPAAAVVGGREGGPAATATLMVLNARGGVCSAIVLSSRAILTAAHCADGGVDLRVHWKDGANAPVLIAPAGIALHPEFDAKAITTRRRSIDLALLRMAEPLPARFVPATLIDGPLPRAGATVMLAGYGVLREGEARTTGAYRSAELVAVEPYGPGRILLWASDAATGGKKPGAGACQGDSGGPMLGDDGGIVAVTSWSTGPAGKQCGLLSQGVVVAPQRTWIDRTLSQWGESALWTTRR
- a CDS encoding phage tail tape measure protein gives rise to the protein MAEDDIAGSSRLADLRAMNILTRNLSKSADAFGKSITSAFAKGIIEGKRFEDVLRSVGKSMTESLLKSALKPIQSSLSGLLSSGVKSLTGLFTGALGGLGGGGGAARPVPFADGGVVASPSYFPLGRGLGLMGERGAEAIMPLSRGPDGRLGVRAGGAAVRPLSVTVQVQTPDADSFRRSEAQVSAAIARAVARGSRAL